In Micromonospora inyonensis, the genomic window CTCTACCTGGTCTTCAACGAGGGCTACTCCGGCGACGTCGACCTCGCCGCCGAGGCAATCCGACTCACCCGCCAGCTCGCGGCCGCGATCGACCACCCCGAGGTGGCGGGGCTGCTCGCCCTCATGCTGCTCCACCACGCCCGACGCGCCGCCCGCACCGCGCCCGACGGCAGTCTGGTGCCGCTCGCCCAGCAGGACCGCGGCCGGTGGGACACGACGTCGATCGCCGAGGGCGTCGAGATCCTGCAGGCGGCCCTGGCCCGCGACCGGCTGGGCGAGTTCCAGGCCCAGGCTGCCATCGCGGCACTGCACGCTGACGCGCCCACCGCCGAGGAGACCGACTGGGTGCAGATCGTCGAGTGGTACGACGAACTCGCGCGCCTGACCGACAGCCCGGTCGTCCGGCTCAACCGCGCGGTGGCCGTCGGCGAGGCCGACGGACCGCGTGCCGGGCTGGCGGTGCTCGCGGCGCTGGACGACTCACTGCCCCGCCACGCGGCCGTGGCGGCGTACCTGCACGAGCGCGACGGCGACCCGGCGACGGCGGCACGACTGTACGCCGAGGCGGCCCGGAAGGCCCCCAACCTCGCCGAACGCGGCCACCTGACGCGCCAGGCCGCCCGACTCAACGCCCGCCGGTGCCGCTGACGGAACACGCTCGGACCGTCGGCGCCCGGCCCGCGGTCCTCCAATAGGGAATGACGGCTCCCTCCAATGAGGAACACCCGCGCCGGTACGGGTGGCCCGCCCGACCCGCCCGGGATACGATCGGCGCGCATGATCGGGTGCGGGATGCGATGCTTCATCGGGCCGGTTGGCGGCAGAAGTCGCCCCGTTCTCCGACACGTCGCCAGCCCTCTGCCGCTGTTGGAAGAGTGACGCCGGGCATCGGGCTGTCGGTGCCGGAGGTCCGGTCGCGACCCGAGGAGGCCACGTGCCGGAAGTGACCCTGTCCGCGGGCACCATCGACTACGACGACACCGGAGGCGCCGGGCCCGTTGTCGTGTTCCTGCACGGGGTGGCGATGGACGCTTCCCTGTGGCGCAACGTGGTGCCGGCCCTGGCCCCGGAATACCGCTGCGTCACCCCGACCCTGCCGCTCGGGGGGGCACCGCCGGCCGATGCGCCCCGACGCCGACCTCGGCATGCACGGCATGGTGAAGCTGGTCGCGGAGTTCCTCGACGCGCTCGACCTGCGTGACGTCGCGCTGGTCGCCAACGACTGGGGCGGGCCGCAGGTGCTCATCGCCGACGGGCTCGCCGACCGGGTCGGCCGGCTGGTGCTGTCCTCGTGCGAGGTGTACGACAACTACCCGCCCGGCCAGCCGGGCAAGTCGCTGTTCCAGATGTCGAAGCTGCCCGGGGGGCTCCTGCTCGCCGCCACCGCCCTGCGCTTCCGGCTGCTCCAGCGGCTGCCCACCACGTTCGGCCTGATGGCCAAGCGCCCGGTGCCCCGTGACGTCATGGCCCGCTGGTCACAGCCGATGCAGACGGATCCGGCGATCCGCCGCGACCTGCGCAAGTACGTGCTGAGCGTCCCCGACAAGGCGGAGCTCGCCGACATCGCCACGCGCGCCGTCACCTTCGAGCGGCCGACCCTGATCGTGTGGGCGACCGAGGACCGGGTCATGCCGGTCGAGCACGGCCGTCGCCTGGCCCGCGAGTGCCCCGACGCGGAGCTGGTCGAGATCGACGACTCGTACGCGCTCATCCCCGAGGACCGGCCGGAGGCGCTCGTCGCCGCGCTGCGCGAGTTCCTGCGCCGGACCGACGACGCGGACCGGCGAGGGCGGGCGACGCAGTGACCGGCGGGTCCACTGCCGGCCGGGCGGTCAGCGTCGCGGGGGTCGGTGCCTACCTGCCGGAGAAGGTGGTGGGCCTGGACTTCTTCTTCGACGGACCGCTGCCGGACGACCCGATGCTGCACAGCCCGCTGGTCGGGCCGCCCCCGCTGCGCCACCACGTCGCACCCGACCAACGGGCCAGCGAGATGATCCACCGGGCGGCGACGCCGCTGCTCGGGCGCCTCGGGATCGCCGCCACCGACATCGACATCCTGCTCACCAACGTGCTGGTGCCCGACGAGCTGTTCACCGGGTGCGGAGCCGAGACCGCCGCGCTGCTCGGCTGCGCCCCGGAATGGACGATCGACCTGCACAACACCGGCTGCGCCTCGTTCGCGTACATGATGCGGCTGGCCCGGTGCGCTGATCTCCACCGGCCAGGCGCGGACGGCGCTGCTGGCCAACGTGCAGAACGCCGGCGGTCAGGTCTTCAGCCAGTCGGAGGTCCGCCTCCTGCCGCATGCCCGTACGCCGGGCGACGGTTGCGGGGTGGCGGCGCTCACCGCCGACGACCGGTCACCACTGCTCGGGACCGCCGTGCGGAACACCCCGTCGGCGGCGGCCGACCTGCGCGTCGCTGCCGAGGGCCGTAAGTACTGGGAGCCGGGGACCGGGCAGGTCGACGTCCGGTTCGACCCGGCCCGCACCCAGCAGACCCTCGACCTCGGCAACCGCGTGGTGCCCGAGGTGGTCCGTGAGCTGTGCGAGAACATCGACGTCCAGGTGCACGACATTGATGTGTTCATCACCAACCAGCCCAACCGGACCTTCCTGCGCAACTGGCGCGACGCCCTCGGCATCCCACCCGAGCGGCACGTGGACACCTACGACACTCTCGGCAACCTCTACGGCGCGGGGCTGCCGGTGACCCTGGACCACGCGCTGCGCGGCGGCCGGGTCCGTCCCGGTGACCTGGTGGTCGTGGCCGGGTTCGCCCACGCCGGGGACTTCGCCGCCGCCGCCGCGTTCCGCTGGCAGGCCGGGGCCTGACCCGTCCCGGAGCGGTGACCCCGCTGGCCGGGCGGGTCACCGCCGGTCCGGCCGTCGTGCTGCCCCGTCAGCCGTGCAGGGCGGGGTCACCGACCGTCCGGCCTGCCGTCCCGCCCGGTCAGCCACGCGTCGACCGCTGCGGCGGTCGCCTTCACGTCCTCCTGGAGCAGCGAGAAGTGGTCACCGGCGACGGTGGCCACCGTGCCGGCGACCTGCCAGCGGGGCCACCGGTCCGAGCCGTCGGTCGGCTGCGCGTGCACCAGCAGCGTCGGCACCGGGGCCGGTTCGGCCGTCCAGCCGTCCAGCGCCCCAGGTAGCCGCCCATCGCGAGCACCACGTCGTCGTCGATCGACAGGTACTCGTGATCCAGGTCCAGGATCGCGTCCATCGCCCAGGCGAAGGTGTCGGCCCCGTCGGCCCGCCCCGGCTCGAACGTGTCGAGCATGACCAGCCCGCCGGGGGGCCCGGGAGGTGCCGGCGAGCCGGCCCGCCACGCCCTGCGCCAGCACTCCACCGATCGAGTATCCGACCAGCAGGAACTCGCCAGCCCCGGCGGCGTGCAGGACGGCGGCACACAGGCTGTCCATCAGCGTGTCCCAGTCGCGGGGGAGCCGTTCCCCGGGGCCGAAACCGGGTAGCTGCACCGCCGTCGTCCGCCGCCTGGCCGGCAGGGCCGCCGCGAACCGGGCGAACTGGTGCGGCCCTGACCCGGCGAGGAACGACGGCAGACATACCAGGGTGGGTGCCGTCCCGTCGGAGATCAGCACGCTCACCGGCGCCGGGCCCTCCGACGCGGTGGTAGCTGGGGCGGTAGCGGGCGGAGTCGCTCAGCCACCGCACCGCGCGCGGCAGGTCGTCCGCGTCGGCGGCGGTACGCAGCATCGCGGTGAACGGCCCGGACCCACTTGTCGGTTCCGGCCGGCCGAGTCGGGACCAGAGGTGGTCGGTCAGCCGGTCCAGCGTCGGGTGTTCCACGAGCGTGCGGGGCGGCAGGTCGAGCCCGGTCGCCCGGGCCAACCGCCGGTGCAGGTGCACCGCGCCCATCGAGTCGAAGCCGAGTTCGAGCAGTGGGCGGTCGCCGGGAACCGCCGTCCCCGGAGGGTGCCCGAGCACGCCGGCGGCCTGGCCGGTGACGAGCGCCGCCACCGCCGCCCGGTCCGGCAGCGAGGTGGCCGGTACGGGGCCGTCCTCGGCCGGGCCGTGCCCAGCTGAGGACGGCCCGACGCTGGCCAGCCCCGCCGGCCGGGCCTCGGGCCAGAACCGCCGGTGCTGGAACGGGTAGGTGGGTACCGGCACCGGGCGGGGCTGGTCACCGCGCAGCACCTGCGGCCAGTCCAGTTCGACTCCGGCCACGTCGAGTTCGGCGGCGGCGGTCAGTACCGACCGGACCTCGGGCCGCCGGGCGCTCAACGTCGGGACCAGCAGGGCGGCTCCGCTGTCCGGCAGGCAGTCCCGCACCGCAGGGGTCAGCACGCCGTGCGGCCCGAACTCCACCCAGGTGCCCGCGCCCGCCGCGGCGAGCCAGCGAACCCCGTCCCGGAACCGGACCGTGCCGCGCACCTGCCGCGCCCAGTAGCCGGCGTCCGGGGCGGCCAGCGGCAGCCCGGTCAGGTTGGACACCACCGGCACCCGGCCGGCCGCCGCCGACACACCGTCGATCTCGTGCGCGAACGCGGCGAGCATCGGGTCCATCTGCGGAGAGTGGAACGCAGCGCGTCGCGGAGGTGGCGCCCGGTCAGGGGGCCGGGTGCGACGCGGGACGCTCGGAGCGGAAGGGCCACTCCTCGAAGGCCCGGCACCGGCCGTCGGGAGCGAAGTCGAGGATCCACAGGTCGCGGAAGTGCTGCGGGTCGGGCTGGCCGTAGCGCACCTCCAGCCGCACCACCGCCCGTGGGTCGTCGACCGCGACGACGTCGAAGTCCATCACGAACTCCTCGTCCGGGCCGGCACGTTCGGCGTCCCACAGGACGCGGAGGGCGTCGAGACCGCGATGCGGCGGCGCGAACGGCGTCATCCGGTACGTGGCGTCGGCGGTGAACAGCCCGTCGAGCTGGTTCGTGCCCGCGCTCCGCCACGCGCGCTCGTAGCGCCGGACCCAGGTCACCACGCTGGACTTATCGATCACCGAAGCGCTCCTTCCACGGTCGGGCGCGGTCCGGGTAGGCGTACCCTGCTCATTTTCGCTCCATGATCGGCAGCCTGGCCTACCTGGCGTTCCCGGGGTGCGACCGGGAGAAGGACCTGGACCCGGTGACGGGTTCCGAGACCGGGCCGTACGAGGCGTGGCAGGTCGTCGGGCCGGCACGCCGGATCGCCGGCTGCCCGGCGGTGACCGTTGCGTCACCGCCGGGCGTGCCGGCGACCAGGCGTCCCGGACGGGTCAGCCGCGTCGGCGGCGCAGGCCGAGCAGTGTCGCGCCCATGAGGATCGCCCCCACACCGAGGGTGACCAGCGGCACCAGGGTCGAGCTGCTCGACACGCCGGTGACCGGCAGGTGCGTCTTGGTGGGTGTCGGCTGCACGGACGAGGTGGCCGTCGGGGTCGGTGTCGGCGGCTGCGTGGGCGTGGCCGTCGGCGTGGGTGTCGGCGGCTGGGTGGGCGTCGCGGTGG contains:
- a CDS encoding RNA polymerase sigma factor; amino-acid sequence: MDEALLRSLTPSVLGILVRRGADFAAAEDAVQDALVEAVRAWPADPPRDPTGWLVTVAWRRFLDTTRADAARRRREDLVDEEPAPGPAPAVDDTLQLYFLCAHPSLTPASAVALTLRAVGGLTTRQIAQAYLVPEATMAQRISRAKRTVSGVRFDQPGDVATVLRVLYLVFNEGYSGDVDLAAEAIRLTRQLAAAIDHPEVAGLLALMLLHHARRAARTAPDGSLVPLAQQDRGRWDTTSIAEGVEILQAALARDRLGEFQAQAAIAALHADAPTAEETDWVQIVEWYDELARLTDSPVVRLNRAVAVGEADGPRAGLAVLAALDDSLPRHAAVAAYLHERDGDPATAARLYAEAARKAPNLAERGHLTRQAARLNARRCR
- a CDS encoding alpha/beta fold hydrolase; translated protein: MRPDADLGMHGMVKLVAEFLDALDLRDVALVANDWGGPQVLIADGLADRVGRLVLSSCEVYDNYPPGQPGKSLFQMSKLPGGLLLAATALRFRLLQRLPTTFGLMAKRPVPRDVMARWSQPMQTDPAIRRDLRKYVLSVPDKAELADIATRAVTFERPTLIVWATEDRVMPVEHGRRLARECPDAELVEIDDSYALIPEDRPEALVAALREFLRRTDDADRRGRATQ
- a CDS encoding 3-oxoacyl-[acyl-carrier-protein] synthase III C-terminal domain-containing protein — protein: MRNTPSAAADLRVAAEGRKYWEPGTGQVDVRFDPARTQQTLDLGNRVVPEVVRELCENIDVQVHDIDVFITNQPNRTFLRNWRDALGIPPERHVDTYDTLGNLYGAGLPVTLDHALRGGRVRPGDLVVVAGFAHAGDFAAAAAFRWQAGA
- a CDS encoding alpha/beta fold hydrolase codes for the protein MSVLISDGTAPTLVCLPSFLAGSGPHQFARFAAALPARRRTTAVQLPGFGPGERLPRDWDTLMDSLCAAVLHAAGAGEFLLVGYSIGGVLAQGVAGRLAGTSRAPRRAGHARHVRAGAGRRGRHLRLGDGRDPGPGSRVPVDRRRRGARDGRLPGALDGWTAEPAPVPTLLVHAQPTDGSDRWPRWQVAGTVATVAGDHFSLLQEDVKATAAAVDAWLTGRDGRPDGR
- a CDS encoding nuclear transport factor 2 family protein: MIDKSSVVTWVRRYERAWRSAGTNQLDGLFTADATYRMTPFAPPHRGLDALRVLWDAERAGPDEEFVMDFDVVAVDDPRAVVRLEVRYGQPDPQHFRDLWILDFAPDGRCRAFEEWPFRSERPASHPAP